The Brassica napus cultivar Da-Ae chromosome C7, Da-Ae, whole genome shotgun sequence genome has a segment encoding these proteins:
- the LOC106406947 gene encoding SH3 domain-containing protein 3, with protein sequence MDAFRRQASKLRDQVAKQQLAVIKQFSGTGYESSDVMVIDELEMQRHHQLEKLYRSTRSAKEFQRELIKAAETFTTIGLRHIEAGTKLAEDCCKYGTENSQNIDENILAKAAAIYGDARKHVEKEQEDFNKLLSSQVLDPLRAMVAGSPLEDARHLAQRYSRMRQEAETHAAEVSRRQVRVKEAPIPENVAKLQLAEAKMQELKANMAVLGKEATAALAAVESQQHRLTFQRLVAMVEGEKNYHLRIAAVLSDIEAEMVTEKQHKESAPPAIPTENSSEKTSYFLAEVVHPFSAASEKELDLYKGDYVVVRKVSESGWAEGECKGKAGWFPMAYIEKRQRLPTSNFAAEVY encoded by the exons ATGGATGCGTTTAGAAGACAAGCGAGTAAGCTCAGAGATCAAGTCGCCAAGCAACAACTG GCTGTGATCAAGCAGTTCAGTGGGACTGGCTATGAAAGCTCTGACGTAATGGTGATTGATGAGCTTGAAATGCAAAGGCATCATCAGCTCGAGAAGCTTTACCGTTCTACTCGTTCCGCTAAG GAGTTCCAGAGAGAGCTTATTAAAGCAGCTGAAACATTTACTACCATCGGGCTCAGACACATTGAAGCAG GAACCAAGTTGGCTGAAGACTGCTGTAAATATGGAACCGAAAACAGTCAGAACATCGATGAGAATATTCTAGCCAAGGCTGCAGCTATATACGGTGATGCTCGTAAACATGTTGAGAAAGAACAAGAAGACTTTAACAAGCTTCTGTCTTCTCAG GTTTTGGATCCCCTGAGAGCTATGGTTGCCGGTTCTCCTCTTGAAGATGCTCGTCATTTAGCTCAACGTTACAGCCGCATGAGACAAGAAGCAGAGACTCAT GCAGCGGAAGTATCTAGAAGGCAAGTGCGTGTAAAAGAAGCTCCCATTCCAGAAAACGTGGCAAAGCTTCAACTAGCGGAAGCAAAGATGCAAGAGCTTAAAGCTAACATGGCGGTACTCGGTAAAGAAGCCACTGCTGCATTGGCTGCTGTTGAATCACAGCAACATAGACTTACTTTCCAGAGGCTTGTCGCTATG GTCGAAGGGGAAAAGAATTATCATCTAAGAATAGCAGCCGTCCTCAGTGACATTGAAGCCGAG ATGGTAACGGAGAAACAACACAAAGAATCTGCTCCTCCTGCGATTCCAACAGAGAACAGCTCAGAGAAAACATCATACTTCCTAGCTGAA GTGGTTCATCCATTTTCCGCTGCTTCAGAGAAAGAACTAGACTTGTACAAAGGAGACTACGTCGTTGTCCGAAAG GTTAGCGAAAGTGGTTGGGCAGAAGGAGAATGCAAAGGCAAAGCTGGTTGGTTCCCTATGGCGTACATTGAAAAGCGACAGAGACTTCCCACTAGCAACTTCGCTGCTGAAGTTTACTGA
- the LOC106407267 gene encoding putative thiamine biosynthesis oxidoreductase ThiO, whose protein sequence is MTSVFPRCLVSSSASISLPNRPPLRYAVLGAGFAGISVAWHLLKDCPKELSLSVDVYDEVGIGGGASGVSGGLLHPYSPKGKLLWHGGECWRECLELLNVAETAAASSSAAEKGDCNQSFGDFMVRRRGILRPATNAKTLSLMTDNARNCLAGCEVETIDKDAAQSLVPNLCLPLNSAFYLPGAMNVNPQRYLQALFQACLNSASESLGRTNITLVKQSIDNVLELEGEYDAVVICLGSKVNFLPGLTGKLPLRTCRGVITHLQLHESVRGSYPEGGPSILSDAWLAVQGPRDIHMGSTWEWQSRNHSPDVSAEEASKALAELLPKASAVYPEIDKWEFAGARAGLRAMPPVTSHGSLPLLGCVDQLVGAAEGGPCKFWVFGGLGSRGLLYHGWLGKLIAKAVLCCKEELLPSELTSWKINNRVKS, encoded by the exons ATGACCTCGGTGTTTCCTCGTTGTTTGGTCTCTTCTTCGGCGTCTATCTCTCTTCCCAACCGTCCTCCTCTCAG GTACGCCGTGCTTGGTGCTGGTTTTGCTGGAATCTCCGTTGCGTGGCACCTTCTCAAG GACTGTCCAAAGGAGCTGAGCTTAAGTGTTGATGTATATGATGAAGTTGGCATAGGAGGTGGTGCTTCTGGAGTCTCGGGAGGCCTCCTCCACCCTTATTCTCCTAAAG ggAAGCTTCTTTGGCATGGTGGTGAGTGTTGGAGAGAGTGTTTAGAGCTCTTAAATGTTGCAGAGACAGcagcagcttcttcttctgctgcGGAGAAGGGAGACTGTAACCAGAGTTTTGGAGATTTTATGGTTCGAAGAAG GGGAATCTTGAGACCAGCAACAAATGCCAAAACTTTGAGTTTAATGACTGAT AATGCTCGAAACTGCCTTGCCGGTTGTGAAGTAGAGACTATAGACAAAGATGCTGCCCAAAGCCTTGTCCCCAATCTATGCTTGCCTTTGAACTCCGCCTTTTATCTCCCAGGAGCTATGAATGTCAATCCGCAGCGCTATCTCCAG GCACTCTTTCAAGCATGCCTAAACTCAGCAAGTGAATCACTTGGAAGGACAAACATAACTTTAGTGAAGCAATCTATAGATAATGTGCTTGAACTTGAAG GAGAATATGATGCTGTTGTAATATGTCTTGGATCCAAGGTTAACTTTCTTCCTGGTCTCACTGGAAAGCTCCCTTTAAGGACATGCCGTGGCGTCATTACTCACCTGCAGTTACACGAGAGTGTCAGGGGAAGTTACCCGGAAGGTGGACCTTCGATCTTGTCAGATGCATGGCTCGCGGTTCAGGGACCACGTGACATACACATGGGATCCACATGGGAATGGCAATCAAGAAACCATTCACCTGATGTCTCAGCTGAGGAAGCTTCAAAAGCTCTCGCCGAGCTTCTTCCAAAGGCGAGTGCAGTTTATCCAGAGATAGACAAATGGGAGTTTGCAGGCGCGAGGGCGGGTTTGAGAGCAATGCCACCTGTTACAAGCCACGGGTCGCTACCGCTCTTGGGGTGTGTAGACCAGCTCGTAGGTGCGGCGGAAGGTGGACCTTGCAAGTTCTGGGTGTTTGGAGGGCTTGGATCAAGGGGACTGCTCTATCATGGTTGGCTTGGGAAACTTATTGCTAAAGCTGTTTTATGTTGTAAGGAAGAACTATTACCTTCTGAACTCACTTCTTGGAAGATTAATAATAGAGTGAAAAGTTGA
- the LOC106411425 gene encoding suppressor protein SRP40 isoform X1 produces MPPGAKKRKAAKKKQQQQEASSPQANLIPTTNHDSREEDAVRTDKDTDERIEITDSSRDRDKNSSSSSSSSSSSSSDDESGEVKKKESGESVSEAVTVSSMPNQPIPIAGDAPFMGSTANVIVESIGLMDSTTPPSDTLTSDESSLASDEVKQASSSATTTAKKETEGKTSTLVPEGSKESGATSSHEEEASVLPMHGVAQRTSWLSCCGLFDVVTGSSR; encoded by the exons ATGCCTCCAGGTGCTAAGAAAAGGAAAGCTGCGAAGAAAAAGcagcaacaacaagaagcatCTTCTCCTCAAGCCAATCTCATACCCACCACCAACCATG ATTCGAGGGAAGAAGATGCTGTCAGAACCGACAAGGATACTGATGAGCGTATAGAGATCACTGATTCAAGCCGTGATCGTGACAAGAACTCTAGCAGTAGCAGTAGTAGCAGCAGCAGCAGTAGCTCGGATGATGAATCCGGTGAAGTTAAGAAGAAGGAGAGTGGTGAATCTGTTTCTGAAGCTGTTACTGTGAGTTCTATGCCAAACCAACCTATTCCAATAGCTGGAGATGCTCCTTTCATGGGGTCTACTGCTAATGTGATTGTCGAGAGTATCGGTTTGATGGACTCAACTACTCCTCCTAGTGATACACTTACCTCAGACGAGAGTTCTCTTGCATCTGATGAGGTTAAGCAGGCATCTTCAAGTGCAACCACCACTGCTAAAAAAGAAACTGAGGGAAAAACTTCGACTCTTGTTCCTGAAGGCAGCAAGGAGTCTGGAGCTACCAGCTCTCATGAAGAAGAG GCTTCCGTGCTACCAATGCATGGAGTTGCGCAAAGAACCTCATGGTTAAGTTGTTGTGGCTTGTTTGATGTGGTCACAGGATCCAGTAGATAA
- the LOC106411425 gene encoding suppressor protein SRP40 isoform X2, giving the protein MDSREEDAVRTDKDTDERIEITDSSRDRDKNSSSSSSSSSSSSSDDESGEVKKKESGESVSEAVTVSSMPNQPIPIAGDAPFMGSTANVIVESIGLMDSTTPPSDTLTSDESSLASDEVKQASSSATTTAKKETEGKTSTLVPEGSKESGATSSHEEEASVLPMHGVAQRTSWLSCCGLFDVVTGSSR; this is encoded by the exons ATGG ATTCGAGGGAAGAAGATGCTGTCAGAACCGACAAGGATACTGATGAGCGTATAGAGATCACTGATTCAAGCCGTGATCGTGACAAGAACTCTAGCAGTAGCAGTAGTAGCAGCAGCAGCAGTAGCTCGGATGATGAATCCGGTGAAGTTAAGAAGAAGGAGAGTGGTGAATCTGTTTCTGAAGCTGTTACTGTGAGTTCTATGCCAAACCAACCTATTCCAATAGCTGGAGATGCTCCTTTCATGGGGTCTACTGCTAATGTGATTGTCGAGAGTATCGGTTTGATGGACTCAACTACTCCTCCTAGTGATACACTTACCTCAGACGAGAGTTCTCTTGCATCTGATGAGGTTAAGCAGGCATCTTCAAGTGCAACCACCACTGCTAAAAAAGAAACTGAGGGAAAAACTTCGACTCTTGTTCCTGAAGGCAGCAAGGAGTCTGGAGCTACCAGCTCTCATGAAGAAGAG GCTTCCGTGCTACCAATGCATGGAGTTGCGCAAAGAACCTCATGGTTAAGTTGTTGTGGCTTGTTTGATGTGGTCACAGGATCCAGTAGATAA